The genome window ATAgaagaacttaattaatatataaattaaaaaaatactaattaatccaaaccttaaaccctaattcgacctcgaatctctaaaccctaaatcactaactcttaacctttaacctctaacccttaaccccaaacccttaacccctaactactaacccataaaccttatttaataaataaattaaaaaacattaattaatctaaaccctaacccgaatccctaacccctaacccctaaacattatttaatataaattaaaacacattaattaatctaaaccctaaaccctaacttgACACTGAatctataaaccctaaatccttaactcttaatccctaacccctaacccctacccctaaatcacaacccttaaaccagaatccctaatccataattcctaattccataatctataaaccttaaaattgtaactcctaaatcagccttaaatcctaaattaatcatataccctaaaccatatacctaaaccatatatattaaaccctaaactataatgataattaattaaatattttaaaattaatactatcgtatcttttacaattatatatgaaattatttaatatataaattaaaaatcaatcagtcatgtacctcaaaaattttaaaattattttaaataatagtattttaatttttccatttttaacaaatattttctattttttatttcaaattatttctacgtgtcattattttaaatttatccaattaaaaataaattaaattttaattaatataaataaacaaattaaatagtaaatagacaaataaaatgtttttgaggcgcttttttaaaaacgccgctaaagccaaagcattagcggcgcttcctggaaaacgtcgctaaagctctgagcattagcggcgcttttgaaAAAACGCTGCTAGAGCctcaagcattagcggcacttttttaaaaaagccgctaaagccccgagcattagtggcgctttctcaaaaacgccgctaaatccctaagcattagtggcgcattttcaaaaacgccgcgaaagccccgagcattagcggcgctttctcaaaaacgccgctaaagcctcgAAAGGTCAGAAAACGATGCCGTTGTGCTTAGGTTTTTTACAGCGTTTATCCAAAAAACGTCgttaatgctcatttttagcggcgctttccttaattcgccgctaatgctcgatctttagcggcgttttttatccaaatgccactaaaaatgccactaaaagcCTATTTTAGTGTAGTGGAGCGGAGGTCACGAGAAAAATGCAAACTGAGAAAAGATGCGAGCTGTCTAAAGCTAAACCATACAGCTGCAAAGCAACTGGATTTGAAGAACTTGTGTGCAAGTTATGTTTTCAGATTATGCTTTCCAGATTTTTAggagatttagtatttattagcaaAATATATTTGATGTTTATTAGCATAAAATCTTTGTTATTTCTTTccataattagatttttttattataaataccCCTATTTCATTGTTCAAAAATAGtgtaatatatcaaaatttagcagacaatttgttgttaaatttcTTGTTTCTTCCCTGCAAATTCTTCCtttcttaatgtcaaaattCCAACAATTTTACTGGAGGGTCCATGAAAGCCTACTCAAAATTAGCCATGTGGAATCCTGCTAGATTTGTTTTGGATtcccataaaattttattccttGCTTTCTACAAGTCAGATCTTTTCTAGTATTTTCAAACTCATGAATTGCATGACTAATAGTCCATTAGAGGTGtgcatgggccgggccgggtttgGGCAGGGCTCAACTAAAAAATTAGGCCTATTTGCTAGGCCTAGGCCGGCctgcccatattaatttttatataattttaaaaaatatataatacatcaaaaatactaaaaacaccaaaataaatatttcccaacaaattgaaaataaattttaaaatatatgcatacttaaataacactaagatagatgcaacttaacaataaaatgcctctaaaataataacaaaattaacagatgtctttaaaataataacaaaattaacaataaaataagttttatacaatatccaaacaataacaacaaaatagtagcaccataatagtaaaatggtagcaaaataggtagaaaacaataagaaaataatattaaaaaataaaaaaatagatttttttgttctttagtGAATTCGGGTCAGGCCGAGCTAGGCTTGGGGCAAAAAATGTCttacccgaggcccggcccattttttaaaagagctttattttttgtccaagtccatttttcgggcctatatttttgcctaaaTCCTCCCACATTTCGGTCGGGCCATGAAGAGTTCTATAGTCcattgaaaacaaagaaaaacataattacttaaatgaaaatccataaagaaaataaagaaaatggttCCAAACGAAGCCTCTTTTTCAATGAATGTGTGAATTGACATTAAAGTATTTTAGTTTTCATTGATTCATCAATTTTCATCTATCTTATCTCTTCCATCAATGTTGGACATTTGTAAAGAACTTAGTGAATGTccaatatatttgaaatttctaataaattaaaaaatatagctCCAAATAAACAAGGTGGGCGACAATCTTAATTCAACAAGGATACTTGTGCCACCACCCATAAACATATGCAAATAGTCTGTTGCATGTATTCAACATATCATTGGGGGAATCTATCATTGCTTCATGCTactaaaaatcaagaaaatattgttgtttacagaatcttatATAGCATTCATGCCATGATCACCTTAAACCCGGGTCGCAATGAAAGAATTTGTTTACCCGCGACAAAGCCAGAATCTTCttctagtatatatataatagttttattaaagaaaaaaaaatagagaaagatCAATGGATAAGAGTCATTTGTTGGATGTTTAGGGGATACGTATCCAGAGGTGGCCCATAGAAAGCACGACGAGCTAGAATAACATTAGCAGCTTGTGTAGGATGGAAAGCATCCCAAAACACGTATTGGTCTCTGTTTGTACAAGGATATGCAAATGGTAGACATGTTATTTGCCCTTGGTTCCTCCCTATTCCACAGCATCCCTTGTCAACCACGTTGAATCCTGCAAagcttttttatgtttttatttttatactttcaaatttcaatacttaatatatttataataggGTAATTATTTCGTAATTATTTGGTAAGTTCACAGTGAACTTTTTTAACTTTATGAGCAGGATCGAAAAATTGACACTTGTccttaagttatattttaaaaaataaaaataaaaagtaggaCATGTGTCAATTTCTTAATCCTAATTGTGGAGTTACAAGTTTGAATTAAATCCACACTTATAACTTGATtgtaaaacttcaaaatattaagAATCTCATTCTTATTAATAAATCCAAAgtttataatcattttaaaaataatttaatttttagtataattGTAACACCTACTATTCTATTTTTAACTCCTTAAAAAGTCTAAATCTTcgctaatataaaataagtttgATATATGATTAGGTTTTGGGGTTTGTTACCGTAAGTGGAAGGATTATTTAGGATGTCACCCACGGCACCATAAGTATTGCCATATGTAACGATTGCTCCAGGACGCTTATTTAGTTGATCTACCAATGATTTTAAGCCTTGGTTGAAAGTGCCCAATATATCATTAACGTAATCTACGCATCTTCCCGGCGCTGCCTGTCCTGTGGCTCTTTGGTTAGGGATGCAACCAAGCGGTCCAATTCCAGCTATAAACATTTTCCTTATTCCTAAATTGTATAAGGTCTACaccaatacccaaaattaatatataaaaaatataattaaatgaaaaagaaaaagcgaCCATCACTTTTTGTGTACactacaatttaattttggctcacaatcaaacatttaatatattttcaatgtaTAAATATACTAATAATTAACTATGTAATGACAACATtgataaaagtattatggaaacTCTTATATTAAGAGTCGATTGAATTTTATGACTTCTACTTTAAAATAGGACAAATTAGTCTgttgttagattaaagagcaaattgatcattttgttaaaactttcattcattttattattaaaaattggtcattGTACATCAACATGAAGTATATGTAATAAGTCACATGTCACTTTCTAATTATTTCgttagccataccaattttaacaatacaaatggataattttttcatagaaatgatcaatttgctctttgatttgacatacatggactaatttgcttgtttttttttagtagagagaataaaatgtaatctgactcTTAATGCATGgacctccatgatacttttacctaatGACATCTCATTaagaaaatcatgaaaaaacTTGTAACACATGACATTACATAATTAATGTGTTAGTATATAAATTGATGTACAGAAAATGTATTACCAGAAGTTGGGGGGCATAGCGGTTGAGAAGCAAGTTGCTAAATTGTGTAGGATTGTAATTGAAGCTTGAAGCGTAGATAGAAGGCATGAGGTAATTGTTGATGTAATCATTGCTCCCAAACACCAAAATTGCTATGGATTTGGCAAGGAAACTCGTCAAATTATCACGCCCCATCATTGTTCGTAGTTGATCCAACGTGGTTTCGAAATTCAATACTTGTTGTCTTAGGCTATACCGTTCACCCTGCATCCATACATTTCTGATTTTCATCCCATGCAAACAACAAATTTGTGGAACAATGATAGAGCAAAtgtaaatttttcttctttttagcaAAATACATACATAATGTTGGCCACTCTCGTCAAGGATTCCAGCGGCCGCTGAAGCATAGTTCACTCCTCCTAGTAGTTTAACTCCTGCAGTGTAGGGATCAGCAAAGGGCGAAGGATAAGGGACGCCCAGCATCTCTCCTACATCCACGTATGTATAATAATTTAGGAGCAAAGTTAGAACTTTTATGTTAAGAAACTTGGGATAAAAATTcaagtcaaaatataattttcactgtttcttttaattataaaaagtttttttttgggcCGAAAGTacattgtaatttttaatagcctaaatatttataatttttaaaggattaatcaaaactttatcatttttagggaggttaaagtataattttacttttattaatttaaaattttaaatttttaaaagaactaaatgaacaatttttcattttaggggcgGGCACTACCATACCCCTAGACATGCCGCTGAACTTCAAACAAGAAATATGCACCagttaaaaaaaaggagaaaatacGTGAGTAGATTAATAACATACCGATAATGTCAACAAAGGTTTTTCCATTACAAAATCTTCCAGTAGGCTGCATATTGAAATCAATACCATAAGGGAAATAATTAGACTTGGCAATTGAGTTAAGGAAATTGTTGTTGCCCACATCAACCAGCGAGTCTCCAAACACAAAAAGCGCAGGAACTCGTTCTGCATTGCCATACTGAACCATCAAAATagcaaatgaaataaacaacTTTAGCGTTGGTTTGATAAGAATATCCATAACTTGAAAATATGAATGTAGGAAGAGAATAATGGAAGTTTTATTCTTTTGCTAGCTTTAGCTTTCCATGTGAATGTAGCGGTGAAAGATGATTATATATCCGTTTTGAAACTGACAAGTATGGAATGTAATTAAAGTGTGAGACTCCATGAAATATACCCTTTTTTTTCCTacatttttccttgttttcGGGTGCTCCTTTCAAGGTCCGTTTCATGCTTACGTGTTTCGTCTTACTAATTgctgtcttcttcttcttcttcttcttttcccttttttaagcataattgtaaaaaaataccCTCAACATTTAAGGATTTTTAGTTTTGTACAttgaccttttttttattgtggCCCTCAACTTAACAATTTTTTCACGATTCAACTCAATTTTAACGGGAAATGTCAGTTGACCGTTAGTCAAGCGCCGGTCAACAAAGTTGTCAATGTGGCGTGCTAGGTTCAAGatgaagtgaaaaaaaatataaaattaaaaaaataatctgaAAAAATAACCCCAAATCGTGAAATCCCCAAATCACGAAATCCCTAAAAACTTTAGCAATCTCCAATTTGAATCATGGATTGAGGAAATTTTCTACATCCTTAATCCCTTATTCCCAAATCATGAAATCTCTAATCCCTTATTCTCAAATCGTGAAATCTCATAAACTCTAGGAAAGTGTTGTTTTTCTTCCTTGTCATTTGAAATCATGGATTTAggaaattttctcaaatctaaatCACATAGCTCGAATAGCCAACTTAGAGAATGGTAATTGCATTGTTCGAATGATTCGAGGAAGAAATCAAGGTATGCAAATATTGTTGCTCCACCGCGGAGGAAGTATGTGTACGATGCGGAAGTAGTAAAATGTCACTGCAAAAAGTTAGCTCCAAGAAACACTTCATGGAGCAATTTAAATCCGAGGAGAAGGTTTTATGGTTGTTCAGATTTTTGGGCAAGTGAAGAAGAATTTTATTTGCTACTTTAGCTCAATTTGGatgatttcaaaaatttccCTAGGTTGagggtttatgatttaaatttttttgttgtcaCTCATTTAGGGTTTGTTTGTAGGATAGTGGTTGTGATTTCTTCAAATGGTACAATAGGCAAATGTGTGACCGTGCGACTGAATTACTGCGTCAATTGCGTGACAGTGAACGAAATCTTTCAAAGGAGAATTCATCACTTAAAAAGAAGGTTATAGATTTGGTTGCATTTGATGGTAGCCATAATGGTGGCAGTAGTATTGTTGACATTGAGGTTGAAGGAGATAGAGTAGTTTGTGGTGTTAAAGAGAACTAGTATTAAGGAACAAAATGATGACCatgaagaaaaaatgaaagttaTCAAGAAGGAGATGTCAAtatataagatattattttcTTACTCGATGTTATGTATTGTATGCATCACCATAGGTTTCTTTGTTGGCAGTAGTGGTAAGAGGCATATGTAGCTAGCAGTTGAAAATGTTGattgaatgtaaaattttcCAACATACCTTCATCTTATGTTGTTTATGTAATTTGGAACCTTGATATACATTATATTTGGAACTAATGACTAATTTTGGTTGttgtttatgtaatttaatttagcttagtaaATAATGCAGTAAAAAGAAACATAAGATTGAAATATATCCCTCATTTAATCATATGATTTCCCATTGCAATTAGGATAAATGTACTTTACAAAATCTTTCCATAGGTAATGATTTAGCCTATACATCATTCATGCTATACCAACCAAAAACAAGTTTGATGTACCAGATATAACATACTACTGTAAGTGAGCTATACCTAGCTACATCAATcaccaaaaaaatcaatatattggttattaatacaataaaataacattcaCCCTTGGTGTATTCCAAAACTAGAAGGTTGTAGGCTCAAAATGTGACAAAATAACATTCACCCTTGGCAACTATTTCTTCAATGATTTACTCATGTTTCTTGCAACTGAATCTTGTGTTCCTAGATGGTCGAGAGGAGCCATTCTCTTGTTCTTTGGCGACTTGGGTGTCAAAAAAGATTGTCCACTACAATCATTACATGAACTTGCCACCATGCTCATTGTGGTTCTAGCAGACTGCAAGAGTGTTTCAAGTTGATCAAAACAATATACAATGTTTGATCAATAGTAAAAGGAAGAAAACTCACATAAAATGTTTGATTCCCAGTATTCAAGTATGTATACAACCTATTCCATGTATTTTTCCATTCTTGGGTTGCTTGCCCTTAGATTTATCTTAGGTAGTTGGTTTTTTAATAGGAGATTTCCCTTTTTGTTTGGGTGGTTGTGCATCTTGCTGCAAAACATGGACCATAATGAAAGTGGttagacaaaataaatttactcaatataAATAAGTGAAGAACAAGATTGTACCTATTTAGCATGTTTGTTTCCTTGTGTGCAAGACCTCTTATTATGGCCATGTTGGCCACATTGAGTACATGTCATGATTAGACCCTTCCTACTCAAGTGGTCGggcttcattttctttgattcaTCTTTGGCCATCTTCCTATTCTTTTTGGGACTCCCAGGAATCTTCCTTTCAATAGGAGGTAACATTGGTTCAATACCAGTTTTTTCTCAATCATGTGGCCCATTTATGGGCTGCATTGGAAATGAGTAAGCTTTCTTGTAGGTTTTTATGTGATAACATTCATGCAGATAGTCATCTGGTTGAAGCCCTAGGTGATACATGGCAGCACATGCATGGGCACATAGAATCCCACTACTCTGCCAATTTCTACAACTACATATCCTTTGACTTAGGTCCACTGTATATTGATAACTTCCTTTTCTCATCTCACATCCATTTTTCACCATTTCATATAAATTGCCACTCTACATAGTCTTTCTTGTTGGCATCAAACCTAACTTTCACCAATGGACCATACTTTTGCTTTTGTCCATTACATAACTTCTTTTTTTGTACTATCCTACTCATCATCTTGGTCCTAATATCTTCAAATATTCTAATAATGCTTTTGAACCTAGCTTCAACAATGCTTGAATTAAAAGCTTCACATAGATTTTTGTCAACTATATTTGATTTACAAGTAAACCCCAAAAAAATCCATACTCCACATTTCTAAAGACTTTCTCTTCAAATTATCATAAGCATCCTTATCTTTCTTCTCCAATACTGTACATAGTTCCTCCTACTCCCTCTCAGTCATAGACTTCACAATCTACCAGAAATCATACTCATAAGATTTCCCTAGCTTCCTCACTGACCAATTTGCAAACACATACCTTGCACAATTCCTATGCTCCACCCTTGGTAGTATGTCAGAAATTACAATCTTAAGGCCCTAATTGTGTCATAATAAACCATATAGATTGTTAGAAAAATACAGTTAATTATACTTAACAGAATAAAAAGACAAGACCAAGCCCAAATTAGTTAATTCACTAACCTTTTGTTAGTCACTAATAATCGTGTACTCATACACATCTTCCAATCTCAAATCAGCCAATAGAAGATTGAGAAACTAGACCCATGAATCAGTGCACTCTACTTCAACCATAGCCCATGCAATAGGGAGCATCTGGTTATTTGTGTCCTTTCCAACAGTTGCGAGAAATTCACTCTTAAATGGGACTTTTAGTAAGCAACCATCTAGCCCAAAGATAATGGAAAAATCATTTATCTGAGAGATTATTTTAAGGGTAAGTGATAATGGAAAAATCAACACCACTATTGTATCAACCTTATTGACGATCGTTATTAACGTAAGATCACTATTGTTGATTGAATAGGTAATCTAATTGTTAGATCCAAGTGTGGGTGTTCTTAAAGATTTATTGCAGGTTGGATCTATGATTAGGTGTGAGTTTCAACACTAAACTAAATTAagtctttgttttatatagataaaaatgttgttctttaaataatattattgataaaGATGTATACATAAAGAGAGATAAACCATCGATATGGATTTTTTCAAGTAAGTATTTCCCCAAATCATATATGTTCTGAAAAACATGTTGTGTGGTATTGGTGcttattattgatttaaaaaatatgtacatatgattctcatgttatgtgattatatgacaTACGCaatatttacatgaaaataAGTTATGAAATTTTGGTACCATGTGTACATATGAGAtttgcatgttaaacatgcctaTATGATTTGAGTGATTTTGGCCATATCATATACATAGGGTGGGATACGTGAAAGGTGGAAGTATGTGGTAGTTTATCTGCATTAATGTGACATTGTTAACGATTTTGATTATGTGGCAGTATATCTGTGATTTTGGTGGTTTGTCTACGATATTGATtattggcagtttatctgcGATTTTGGTGGCACAGTTCacaatttggtgtgttggatggACAAGTTCTGGAgaactctattttggtgtgtagcggagataGGTAGGATCGTTCACATAAAATCTGCATCGTTTTACAAAATGTGCATTGACATGATCATGCATAGTATAAGTGTgaaatattgagttatatgaaattgatatgattattatgattgtataatgtatatgtttatatgtatacaattgtgtttatgttaatCTCACACAGAGCTTTATAGCTCATCTCATTTAGTTTTTTGATTTTACATATAACCCTGAAGTTAGGATTCGATGACGGCATTTTGAGGAGTTTCTTGAAagtctttttaaattaaagtaattaaattttattttgatattttgggtttgtaataaGTTTGAGTATGGACTATGGCATGGGACTTTATTTCAGGGATTTTTCATTCTGATTTGCATAAATTGCTTTCatgacattaagttttaaaaaaaaaaactgcataaattagtatttgataAGATTTTGCTTGAAACTCAGTTTTTAAAATAGAATCTATCAATAACACATTTTTCTCTGCATttcgaaaaatgagttttaataaaattagacttagttttcaaaattattaatatttacaaatgaGTTTTCTAAAGACATTTGATTTATGCagttaatatgtttttatttccaaataaTGACAAATAACCAAGttctccaattttgaataaaagacaaatgatttagaagtatgattgaaaatcaaatagttttaaataaataattgaatgtttacaattgagatattatttattttgattcttaaaattttcacagttttatgaaattaaaacaaacgctttatttaatttgttttgaattgataagccaatagtttaaaaaaaaatatttttttaaattttgaaagtttatttcggttattttcatggacaaaatggtttttgaaatgagattgaaaataaagttgaaCATTCGATTTTACTAGTTTTGAACGAATTGCgcaaatggttttaaaaaaagtacatttgaaatcaagaaaaattTCTCTGGGTCATTCCAATGGTCAATGTAACTTTCCGAATTTAGCCATAACGATTGGGCCGTGTTTGAGGTGTTGCACGGGATCATCCAATATGGCAAAGACGATTGTAAGTCTTCCATTAGTGAAAGTAGTCATTGAACCGTATACACGCATATATGGTTATCTTAAAGGGAAATCCAGGAAAGGTAAAATGGAAGTTAGAGATAGAACCGGACGAGGTTAAGTCCCAGCGTAGGATTTCTCGAAAGAGTACACCGATGTTGAAGTCAGCTGATATGCTCGCCAACGTTCGGTACAAAGGATGTATAGGTATCAACCTTGCTAGTCAAACAGCGGAATCCTCTAGGACAACCAGGGAGTCTTAATTTTGAACATTTACTCTtgatatcaaataaaaaattaagtctttTATGACTAACGTTGTGCAGAATTTCACTAAGTTCATTT of Gossypium raimondii isolate GPD5lz chromosome 3, ASM2569854v1, whole genome shotgun sequence contains these proteins:
- the LOC105793892 gene encoding GDSL esterase/lipase At1g71250, which translates into the protein MDILIKPTLKLFISFAILMVQYGNAERVPALFVFGDSLVDVGNNNFLNSIAKSNYFPYGIDFNMQPTGRFCNGKTFVDIIGEMLGVPYPSPFADPYTAGVKLLGGVNYASAAAGILDESGQHYGERYSLRQQVLNFETTLDQLRTMMGRDNLTSFLAKSIAILVFGSNDYINNYLMPSIYASSFNYNPTQFSNLLLNRYAPQLLTLYNLGIRKMFIAGIGPLGCIPNQRATGQAAPGRCVDYVNDILGTFNQGLKSLVDQLNKRPGAIVTYGNTYGAVGDILNNPSTYGFNVVDKGCCGIGRNQGQITCLPFAYPCTNRDQYVFWDAFHPTQAANVILARRAFYGPPLDTYPLNIQQMTLIH